The Candidatus Hydrothermales bacterium genome segment TCCTGTACATCTTTACTGGGGCAAAAAATTAAATCACTCCCATTTTTCAGAAGCTTTTATCACCTCTCCTTTTGGACCTAATCCAGATCCAAATGACAAATCTTTTACCTTTGACAGGATGCTATTAGAATATCCATCCTATGGGAATTCTGACTTCAGACACCCAGCCTTTCAAATCGAACAAGAAGATGGTTCTCGAATAACTCAGATTGTTTTTAATAATTATAGAATATACAAAGGGAAACCTAAACTTGAGGGATTGCCAGCAACCTATGTAGAGACAGAAGATGAAGCAGAAACCTTGGAGTTAGAACTCATTGATGAGCTCATAAACCTCAAAGTAATCTTATTCTATACTG includes the following:
- a CDS encoding glycoside hydrolase family 36 N-terminal domain-containing protein; its protein translation is MPIIYDRDNNIFHLMAGDSSYIIKIFKNKYPVHLYWGKKLNHSHFSEAFITSPFGPNPDPNDKSFTFDRMLLEYPSYGNSDFRHPAFQIEQEDGSRITQIVFNNYRIYKGKPKLEGLPATYVETEDEAETLELELIDELINLKVILFYT